Proteins co-encoded in one Verrucomicrobiota bacterium genomic window:
- a CDS encoding cupin fold metalloprotein, WbuC family, translating to MNIKTVSDEVFYAEGEIVTFSAADLAFLKQQTQRNPRKRARLCTHHDVSDPLHEMIIVNLRDTYVRPHKNTNKPKSFQMLEGMMDVVVFDDAGKVTGATRLGAYASGYPSYFRLHETRFHTLRTITPLGMFQETTRGPFVAGDTVFAAWAPEDQDIAACTRFLERMDADVATLRSLKSKC from the coding sequence ATGAACATCAAGACAGTATCCGACGAAGTTTTTTACGCCGAAGGCGAAATTGTCACCTTTAGCGCAGCCGATCTTGCTTTTCTCAAACAGCAGACGCAACGCAACCCGCGCAAACGCGCCCGTCTCTGCACCCATCACGACGTCAGCGACCCGTTGCATGAAATGATTATCGTCAATCTGCGCGACACCTACGTGCGCCCGCACAAGAACACGAACAAACCAAAATCGTTCCAGATGCTCGAGGGGATGATGGACGTCGTGGTGTTTGATGATGCCGGAAAGGTGACCGGCGCGACCCGTTTGGGCGCCTATGCGTCGGGCTACCCGTCCTACTTCCGGCTCCACGAGACACGCTTTCACACGCTTCGCACGATCACCCCCCTTGGAATGTTTCAGGAGACCACCCGCGGGCCATTTGTCGCCGGGGACACGGTGTTTGCCGCGTGGGCGCCGGAAGATCAGGATATCGCCGCCTGCACCCGCTTTCTCGAGCGCATGGACGCTGACGTGGCAACTCTTCGAAGTCTAAAGTCTAAATGCTAA
- a CDS encoding zinc-binding dehydrogenase, giving the protein MKAAILVENNKPLVVAELRVPEKLSFGQVHVKIHYSGICGAQINEIEGAKGPDKFLPHLLGHEGSGTVTAVGAGVKTVKPGDHVVLHWRPSAGLECETPKYDWNGRTVNAGWVTTFNDEAIVSENRLTVIPPDFDLRLAPLFGCAVTTAIGVINNDAQLKIGQSIVIFGIGGVGLNIAQAAAMVSAYPVIGVDIVDAKMELAKQWGVTHTFNSSKTPDLSERIREIVGPQGADVVVDTTGNARVIESAYDLTHSDGRTILVGVPRKGDKASIYTLPLHFKKVLKGSHGGSAAPDVEIPRLIRLIRQNRMKLDGLFTHEFKLDEINEAIRTFRSGEAGRILINMQNAPA; this is encoded by the coding sequence ATGAAAGCGGCGATCCTGGTTGAAAACAACAAGCCGCTGGTCGTGGCCGAATTGCGCGTGCCGGAGAAACTCTCCTTCGGCCAGGTGCACGTCAAAATCCATTACAGCGGTATCTGCGGCGCGCAGATCAACGAGATCGAAGGCGCCAAAGGCCCGGACAAATTTCTCCCGCATCTCCTGGGACATGAAGGTTCCGGAACAGTCACGGCAGTTGGTGCCGGCGTCAAAACCGTCAAGCCCGGCGATCACGTCGTGCTCCATTGGCGGCCCAGTGCCGGGCTGGAATGCGAAACGCCCAAATACGATTGGAACGGACGCACCGTCAACGCCGGATGGGTGACCACTTTCAACGACGAAGCCATTGTATCCGAGAACCGTTTAACCGTCATCCCGCCGGATTTCGATCTGCGGTTGGCACCGTTGTTTGGTTGCGCAGTGACCACGGCCATCGGGGTCATCAACAATGACGCGCAACTCAAGATCGGCCAGTCCATTGTCATCTTCGGCATCGGTGGTGTCGGGTTAAATATCGCCCAGGCCGCGGCAATGGTTTCTGCGTATCCCGTCATTGGCGTGGACATCGTGGACGCTAAAATGGAGCTGGCGAAACAATGGGGCGTGACCCACACGTTCAACTCCAGCAAGACGCCGGACTTGAGTGAGCGCATCCGGGAAATCGTCGGCCCGCAAGGCGCGGACGTCGTGGTGGACACCACCGGTAATGCTCGTGTGATCGAGTCGGCCTACGATCTGACGCATTCCGATGGGCGAACCATCCTGGTCGGGGTGCCGCGCAAGGGCGACAAGGCCAGCATCTACACGCTGCCGTTGCATTTCAAAAAAGTGCTCAAAGGTTCTCATGGAGGCAGCGCCGCTCCCGACGTGGAAATCCCGCGACTCATTCGCCTGATTAGGCAGAACCGGATGAAGCTCGACGGACTGTTCACTCACGAATTCAAACTCGACGAAATCAACGAAGCCATTCGCACATTTCGCTCCGGCGAGGCGGGCCGCATCCTCATCAACATGCAAAATGCGCCAGCCTAA
- a CDS encoding methyltransferase domain-containing protein, translating to MGRLLNIVTPLHKATKRDYLARMVDDKVTCMLKAKEYEADYWDGDRRFGYGGYKYLPGRWKPVAQALIDIYGLKAGSRVLDVGCGKAFLLYEMQLIEPGLELVGFDVSKHGLASRLPEFKGQTFQHRAQDPYPFGDKHFDLVISLTTLHNLRVFELEAALKEIERVGKNKYIVVESYRNELEMFNLECWALTAESLFDKEEWIWLFQHFGYTGDYEFIYFE from the coding sequence ATGGGCCGATTGCTGAACATCGTTACGCCGCTGCATAAGGCCACCAAACGCGATTACCTCGCGCGCATGGTGGACGACAAAGTCACCTGCATGCTGAAGGCCAAGGAATATGAGGCCGACTATTGGGACGGCGACCGGCGGTTTGGCTACGGCGGCTACAAATACCTTCCCGGACGCTGGAAGCCGGTGGCGCAGGCGCTGATTGATATTTATGGACTCAAGGCCGGGTCGCGCGTGCTCGATGTTGGCTGCGGCAAGGCGTTTCTCCTGTACGAAATGCAACTGATCGAGCCGGGACTCGAACTGGTTGGTTTCGATGTTTCCAAACACGGCCTTGCTTCGAGACTTCCGGAATTCAAAGGCCAGACGTTCCAGCATCGCGCGCAAGATCCGTATCCGTTCGGTGACAAACACTTTGATCTCGTCATCTCGCTGACCACGCTGCACAACCTGCGGGTCTTCGAATTGGAAGCCGCCCTCAAGGAAATCGAGCGTGTTGGCAAAAACAAATACATCGTGGTCGAGAGTTATCGCAACGAACTGGAGATGTTCAACCTGGAGTGCTGGGCGCTGACGGCCGAATCGCTGTTCGATAAAGAGGAGTGGATCTGGCTCTTCCAACACTTCGGCTACACCGGCGATTACGAATTCATCTACTTCGAATGA
- a CDS encoding transketolase, giving the protein MRKTCLDMVYELAKKDPRIFFIGSDLGVGTLKQFKAEMPDRFLMEGVSEANIVGVAAGLALEGKIVYVNTIATFLTRRCFEQVALDLCLHNANVRLIANGGGVVYAPLGPTHEAIEDLAIFRALPRMTILAVADAEEMRRMMPTTVDHRGPIYIRLGKGGDPVVTNDRVPFEIGKAIPMKEGSDALIVSTGITLKAALDAASSLEAATIKAAVLHVPTVKPFDQEKILELAGRVPVIVSVEEHTVIGGLGSAVAEVMAEADFKTLKRFRRIGLPDVFPDQYGSQASLMKRYDITAEKIVSVVQELSHTR; this is encoded by the coding sequence ATGCGCAAGACCTGTTTGGACATGGTGTATGAGCTGGCCAAGAAGGACCCGCGTATTTTTTTCATCGGCTCGGATCTCGGCGTCGGCACGTTGAAGCAATTCAAGGCCGAAATGCCCGACCGTTTCCTGATGGAAGGCGTAAGTGAGGCGAACATCGTTGGCGTCGCCGCCGGGTTGGCGCTCGAAGGAAAAATTGTTTACGTCAACACCATCGCCACGTTTCTGACACGCCGATGTTTCGAACAGGTCGCCCTCGACCTCTGCCTGCATAACGCCAACGTCCGCCTCATCGCCAACGGCGGCGGCGTCGTCTATGCCCCGCTCGGACCGACGCACGAGGCCATCGAGGATCTGGCCATTTTCCGCGCGCTGCCGCGCATGACCATTCTCGCCGTGGCGGATGCCGAAGAAATGCGGCGCATGATGCCGACCACGGTGGACCATCGTGGCCCGATCTACATTCGTCTCGGCAAGGGCGGCGATCCGGTTGTGACGAATGATCGTGTGCCGTTCGAGATTGGCAAAGCCATTCCCATGAAAGAAGGTTCGGACGCATTGATCGTATCCACCGGAATCACGTTAAAGGCTGCACTGGATGCGGCGAGTTCGTTGGAAGCTGCCACGATTAAAGCCGCCGTCTTACATGTCCCGACCGTAAAGCCGTTCGATCAAGAAAAAATTTTGGAACTGGCCGGCCGCGTGCCGGTCATTGTTTCCGTGGAGGAACACACTGTCATCGGCGGGTTGGGCAGCGCCGTGGCGGAAGTAATGGCGGAGGCCGATTTCAAAACGCTAAAACGCTTTCGGCGGATCGGCCTCCCGGATGTTTTCCCCGACCAATACGGTTCACAGGCCAGCTTGATGAAGCGTTACGACATCACGGCTGAAAAAATTGTTTCCGTCGTCCAGGAACTTTCTCATACTCGGTAG
- a CDS encoding transketolase, protein MDRRSRELRCQIVRMLEKGGRGHVGSAFSLVEILRVLYDDVLRYDAKNPRSAQRDRFILSKGHGCLALYVLLAEKGFFPEAELWKFCKTDGILGGHPEYGKVPGVEASTGSLGHGLPIGVGFALNARYEQANHRVFVVASDGESNEGSLWEAALSAGKHKLSNLTVLVDYNKQQSYSTTYEVLDMEPFADKWRAFGFAVEEVDGHSVEQLRAALKRTPFDAEKPSAIICHTIKGKGVSFVENNLNWHHKNKVTPEEIKSLLAELEVKA, encoded by the coding sequence CTGGACCGGCGCTCGCGCGAGCTGCGCTGCCAGATCGTCCGCATGTTGGAAAAAGGCGGGCGTGGTCACGTCGGCTCGGCGTTCTCGCTCGTTGAAATTCTGCGCGTGCTTTACGACGACGTGTTGCGCTACGACGCGAAAAATCCACGCTCAGCGCAACGCGACCGATTCATTTTGAGCAAGGGCCACGGCTGCCTCGCGCTTTACGTCTTGCTCGCGGAGAAGGGTTTCTTTCCGGAGGCGGAGTTGTGGAAATTCTGCAAGACCGACGGGATTTTGGGCGGCCACCCCGAATACGGCAAAGTCCCGGGCGTGGAAGCGTCCACCGGCAGTCTGGGTCACGGGCTGCCGATTGGCGTCGGATTCGCGCTGAACGCCCGTTACGAACAGGCCAACCATCGCGTCTTCGTCGTGGCGAGCGACGGTGAATCCAACGAAGGTTCGTTGTGGGAAGCCGCTCTGAGCGCCGGCAAACACAAGTTGAGCAATCTGACCGTGCTGGTGGACTACAACAAACAACAATCCTACAGCACGACTTACGAGGTGCTGGACATGGAACCGTTTGCGGACAAATGGCGCGCGTTCGGCTTTGCGGTCGAGGAAGTGGACGGCCACAGCGTCGAACAATTGCGAGCCGCGTTGAAACGGACGCCGTTCGACGCCGAAAAGCCAAGTGCTATCATCTGCCACACCATCAAGGGCAAGGGCGTCAGCTTCGTGGAGAACAATTTGAACTGGCACCACAAAAACAAGGTCACTCCGGAGGAAATCAAATCCCTGTTGGCTGAGTTGGAGGTAAAGGCGTAA
- a CDS encoding SDR family oxidoreductase encodes MSSNNPNGFGSILVTGGAGYVGSALVPDLLQQGYRVKVVDLFWYGREVFGECNRHPQLELLELDIRDSARLKQELKGVDAVIHLACISNDPSFELDLKLGKSINYDAFAGLLQGAIDQGVRRFIYASSSSIYGVKEEPDVREDAEPKPLTDYSRFKLDCERDLLAHSKVNGMERVIVRPSTVCGYAPRLRLDLTVNILTIHALVNHKIRIFGGKQLRPNLHIKDMVRAYHTFLEAPGAKIDCEAFNVGFQNRSVEDIAKLVRETLGDPNIELEYTPSDDNRSYHVNSEKVKRVLGFETRYTIEDAIKDIADAYRRGLIKDPFTNPIYSNIKRMQQLKVK; translated from the coding sequence ATGAGCAGCAACAATCCGAACGGGTTTGGTTCGATTCTGGTCACCGGCGGAGCGGGGTATGTCGGCAGCGCGTTGGTGCCGGATCTTCTGCAGCAGGGCTACCGCGTCAAAGTGGTCGATCTCTTTTGGTATGGACGCGAAGTCTTTGGCGAATGCAATCGTCATCCGCAACTTGAGCTTTTGGAGTTGGACATTCGAGACAGCGCGCGGTTGAAACAGGAGTTGAAAGGCGTGGACGCGGTGATTCATCTGGCCTGCATCTCCAACGATCCGAGCTTCGAGCTGGATCTCAAGCTCGGCAAATCGATCAACTACGACGCATTTGCCGGCTTGCTTCAGGGCGCCATTGACCAGGGCGTGCGGCGGTTCATCTACGCCAGTTCATCGAGTATTTACGGCGTGAAAGAAGAGCCTGACGTGCGCGAAGACGCCGAACCGAAGCCGCTGACGGACTACTCCCGGTTCAAACTCGATTGCGAAAGGGATTTGCTCGCGCATTCGAAGGTCAACGGCATGGAGCGCGTCATCGTCCGTCCCTCAACGGTCTGTGGTTACGCGCCGCGTCTGCGCCTTGACTTGACCGTCAACATTCTGACCATCCATGCGCTGGTGAATCACAAGATCCGCATCTTCGGCGGCAAACAACTCCGGCCCAACTTGCACATCAAAGATATGGTGCGTGCGTATCACACTTTCCTGGAAGCGCCGGGGGCGAAGATTGATTGTGAAGCCTTCAACGTCGGTTTCCAAAATCGTTCCGTGGAGGACATCGCCAAACTCGTGCGCGAAACGCTTGGCGATCCCAACATCGAACTGGAATACACGCCCTCGGATGACAACCGCTCGTATCACGTCAATTCGGAGAAAGTGAAACGCGTGCTCGGTTTTGAAACCCGTTACACGATTGAGGATGCGATCAAGGACATCGCCGATGCGTATCGCCGCGGCCTGATCAAAGACCCGTTCACCAACCCGATATATTCCAACATCAAGCGGATGCAGCAGTTGAAAGTAAAGTAG
- a CDS encoding adenylyltransferase/cytidyltransferase family protein, with protein MTSNKVKRLGDLAKTLVSLREQGKSIVHCHGVFDLLHIGHIKHLEAARKLGDVLVVTLTPDSFVRKGPHRPAFPEKLRAEALASLACVDYVAINEWPTAVETIQLLKPSLFVKGLVRESGKRDHSDAIEREEQAIIGVGGKLVYTDEETYSASTLINRFMEVFTPETKTFLEQFRNQHTPEEVFGHLQAIRKLKVLVLGETIIDQYQFCTVLGKSGKDSILAAQHDRTEQYTGGVLAIANHVSNFCDEVAVLSALGDMNSCEDFIRANLNSNVACHFVWLPGYPTIIKQRFLQEYPGGKLFEVYVMRDEELPAAVELEFCQRLEQLLPRYDVVILADYGHELITEQVKRLVSEKAKFLAVTTQTNAGNRGFNTISKYSRADYVTIGEMELRLDARQLTANLDHLVQQLAGRVRSRKLLVTQGSYGVLIHDRAQGIVQVPAFAIRVVDRVGAGDAVLAITAPCVALDAPPLVLGFIANVVGAEACTIMGNRSFIEPTNLFRHITSLMK; from the coding sequence ATGACCAGCAATAAAGTCAAGCGACTGGGAGACCTCGCCAAAACCCTGGTATCGCTTCGGGAGCAGGGGAAAAGTATCGTCCACTGCCATGGAGTTTTCGATCTGCTTCACATCGGGCATATCAAACACCTGGAGGCGGCGCGCAAGCTGGGCGACGTGCTGGTCGTGACGCTGACTCCGGACAGCTTTGTGCGCAAGGGACCACATCGCCCCGCTTTTCCTGAGAAACTGCGGGCGGAGGCCCTGGCCTCGCTGGCCTGCGTGGATTACGTGGCCATCAACGAATGGCCGACCGCCGTTGAAACAATTCAGTTGCTCAAACCCAGCCTCTTCGTGAAAGGGCTGGTTCGTGAATCGGGCAAGCGCGACCATTCCGACGCCATCGAACGGGAGGAGCAAGCCATCATCGGCGTGGGCGGCAAGCTCGTTTACACGGATGAAGAGACCTATAGCGCGTCCACGCTCATCAACCGCTTCATGGAAGTCTTCACGCCGGAAACCAAGACCTTCCTAGAGCAATTCCGCAATCAGCACACCCCCGAAGAAGTCTTCGGCCACCTCCAAGCCATCCGCAAACTCAAGGTCCTGGTCCTCGGCGAGACCATCATCGATCAGTACCAGTTCTGCACCGTTCTGGGCAAATCCGGGAAGGACTCGATCCTTGCCGCGCAACACGACCGCACGGAGCAATACACCGGGGGCGTGCTGGCCATCGCCAACCACGTGTCCAACTTCTGCGACGAAGTGGCCGTGTTGAGCGCGCTCGGCGATATGAACTCCTGCGAGGATTTCATCCGCGCCAACTTGAACAGCAATGTGGCCTGCCATTTTGTCTGGCTGCCTGGCTACCCGACCATCATCAAGCAACGGTTCCTCCAGGAATACCCTGGCGGCAAATTGTTTGAAGTTTACGTCATGCGCGATGAGGAGTTACCAGCCGCGGTCGAGCTTGAGTTCTGCCAGCGCTTGGAGCAGCTCCTGCCCCGGTATGATGTGGTAATCCTGGCCGACTACGGGCATGAGTTGATCACCGAACAGGTCAAACGGCTCGTGTCGGAAAAGGCCAAGTTCCTCGCGGTGACCACACAAACCAACGCCGGCAACCGGGGGTTCAACACCATTTCGAAATATTCGCGCGCCGACTATGTCACCATCGGCGAGATGGAATTGCGGCTCGATGCCCGGCAGTTGACGGCGAATCTGGACCATCTTGTCCAACAACTCGCCGGCAGAGTCAGGAGCCGGAAGCTGCTGGTCACTCAAGGCAGTTACGGCGTATTGATTCATGATCGCGCGCAGGGAATCGTCCAGGTGCCGGCCTTCGCCATCCGCGTGGTGGACCGCGTCGGTGCCGGTGACGCCGTGCTCGCGATCACGGCCCCCTGCGTCGCGCTCGACGCTCCGCCCCTGGTGCTGGGGTTCATCGCCAATGTGGTCGGCGCCGAAGCCTGCACCATCATGGGTAATCGCAGTTTCATCGAACCGACCAACCTTTTCCGCCACATCACCTCGCTGATGAAATGA
- a CDS encoding NUDIX hydrolase produces MAPLNPEGEIVFTTPWFQILANRPAGFDQPHYSIQAVDVVVIVAVNCQGKLLLVRQFRPAVDAFTLELPAGHIEPGETPEDAARKELWEETGHEAGTLELLTKLSPSTARFTNRLWCFFAADVKPGSRPDLKREAGIEPVFFEKPLPSLLTEKEFLSAPSHAALFAAVLRGKLKV; encoded by the coding sequence ATGGCCCCATTGAATCCCGAAGGGGAAATTGTTTTCACGACACCGTGGTTTCAAATCCTCGCCAACCGTCCGGCGGGTTTTGACCAGCCACATTACTCGATCCAGGCGGTTGATGTCGTTGTCATTGTGGCGGTGAATTGTCAGGGAAAACTTTTGCTGGTGCGCCAGTTCCGACCGGCGGTTGATGCATTCACGCTCGAATTGCCAGCCGGCCACATCGAGCCGGGCGAAACTCCCGAAGACGCGGCGCGCAAGGAGTTGTGGGAGGAAACGGGCCACGAAGCTGGAACGTTGGAGTTGTTGACAAAGCTCTCGCCCTCCACCGCGCGTTTCACCAATCGGCTATGGTGTTTCTTCGCCGCCGACGTCAAGCCGGGTTCGCGCCCGGACTTGAAACGCGAGGCCGGAATCGAACCGGTCTTTTTTGAGAAGCCTTTGCCATCGCTCCTGACCGAAAAGGAATTCTTGAGCGCACCCAGTCATGCGGCTTTGTTTGCTGCCGTGCTGCGAGGGAAACTGAAAGTCTGA
- the rsmH gene encoding 16S rRNA (cytosine(1402)-N(4))-methyltransferase RsmH, producing MPSSNNPLPATPHRRRPRYAGKNPRRFGDKYKEHDPQRYGETVAKVLASGKTPAGTHRPVMVAEILEVLAPKPGEVAVDGTLGYGGHAEEILARLQPGGRMLGLDTDPIELPRTEARLRAAGFGSEILTVLRSNFAGLPQALARAALPGADCILADLGVSSMQLDDPSRGFSAKSDGPLDMRMNPQRGFPASVWLEKISPDALAQLLRENADEPRASELAVVLAKGRFATTKALTKAIRATLRRVNKEEVELTVRRVFQALRIAVNDEFSALDMFLRHLPACLNPGGRVTILTFHSGEDRRVKKAFAAGLRDQLYADIAREIVRPTPDERRNNPRSSPAKLRWARKVER from the coding sequence TTGCCATCTTCAAACAATCCGCTGCCGGCGACGCCGCATCGCCGTCGCCCGCGTTATGCCGGCAAAAATCCGCGCCGGTTCGGCGACAAATACAAGGAGCATGACCCGCAGCGTTACGGCGAAACCGTCGCGAAAGTGCTCGCGTCCGGCAAGACGCCCGCCGGCACACACCGGCCCGTCATGGTCGCAGAAATTCTCGAAGTCCTCGCGCCCAAACCCGGTGAAGTGGCGGTGGATGGCACGCTTGGATACGGCGGTCATGCCGAGGAAATCCTCGCGCGCCTCCAGCCCGGTGGGCGAATGCTCGGCCTCGATACCGATCCGATCGAATTACCGAGGACGGAGGCCCGCCTGCGGGCCGCCGGTTTTGGGTCGGAGATTCTCACCGTCCTGCGCAGCAACTTCGCCGGTTTGCCACAGGCGCTGGCCCGAGCCGCATTACCTGGCGCGGATTGCATCCTTGCTGACCTCGGCGTTTCATCCATGCAACTCGATGATCCGTCGCGCGGCTTCTCGGCGAAGTCCGATGGGCCGCTCGATATGCGGATGAATCCGCAACGCGGCTTTCCGGCATCGGTGTGGCTGGAAAAGATTTCACCCGATGCACTCGCCCAGTTACTCCGGGAAAACGCCGATGAACCCCGCGCCAGCGAACTGGCTGTCGTCCTTGCGAAAGGCCGCTTTGCCACGACCAAAGCGTTGACCAAAGCCATCCGTGCCACCTTGCGGCGGGTGAACAAGGAAGAGGTTGAACTCACCGTGCGCCGTGTGTTTCAAGCTTTGCGAATTGCTGTGAATGACGAATTCTCCGCGTTGGATATGTTTTTGCGTCATTTGCCTGCGTGCCTGAATCCGGGCGGCCGCGTGACGATTCTCACGTTCCATTCCGGTGAGGATCGACGCGTGAAAAAGGCGTTTGCGGCCGGTTTGCGTGACCAGCTCTACGCGGACATCGCTCGCGAAATCGTTCGTCCCACGCCCGACGAGCGGCGCAACAATCCTCGCTCCTCACCCGCCAAACTTCGCTGGGCGCGAAAAGTTGAACGTTAG
- a CDS encoding NAD(P)/FAD-dependent oxidoreductase, with amino-acid sequence MNSRRMVIVGGGAAGFFAALACVDSGCTDEIVILEKTSQFLSKVKISGGGRCNVTHACFNEREFATRFPRGERALIAPFKQFQARDTVAWFAARGVKLKAESDGRMFPTTDSSQTIIDCLVNAARRAGVKLMTNCGVERVARAGRGFEVALATERGSLLQRDEVGVQASACSADTVRRELQRAEGETGAPITCDRLLLAIGGCRTPALGQLAVALGHTLEPPVPSLFTFHIATPWLRELAGISVETVEASVAGAGLCERGALLVTHWGLSGPAILRLSAWGARALHKTDYCFALHVNWLPHLNAEKLAAEFQARRRLQPARLIVNSPIAPLPARLWEHLVLASGVARGTRWSALSRSAQHQLIEQLRRTEFPVTGKSLNKDEFVTCGGVRLSEVNFKTMESRICPGLFFAGEVLDIDGLTGGFNFQAAWTTGWIAGRAMARSC; translated from the coding sequence ATGAATTCACGGCGCATGGTCATCGTGGGCGGTGGAGCGGCGGGATTTTTTGCCGCGCTGGCGTGCGTCGATTCCGGTTGCACGGATGAAATTGTCATCCTCGAAAAGACTTCCCAGTTTCTTTCCAAGGTCAAAATCTCCGGCGGTGGCCGGTGCAACGTCACGCACGCCTGCTTTAACGAACGCGAATTTGCCACGCGCTTTCCGCGCGGTGAGCGCGCATTGATCGCGCCATTCAAACAATTTCAGGCGCGCGACACGGTGGCGTGGTTCGCGGCGCGCGGTGTGAAGCTCAAGGCCGAGAGCGATGGGCGGATGTTTCCCACGACGGATTCGTCGCAGACCATCATTGATTGCCTGGTCAACGCAGCGCGCAGGGCGGGCGTGAAGCTGATGACGAATTGTGGCGTCGAGCGTGTCGCGCGCGCGGGACGTGGGTTTGAGGTGGCGCTGGCAACCGAGCGCGGCTCTCTGCTCCAGCGGGATGAGGTTGGCGTTCAAGCTTCAGCTTGTTCGGCTGACACGGTGAGGCGTGAACTCCAACGCGCGGAGGGGGAGACCGGCGCTCCCATTACTTGCGACCGGCTGCTTCTGGCGATTGGCGGATGCCGGACGCCGGCGCTGGGTCAATTGGCGGTCGCGCTGGGGCATACACTCGAACCGCCCGTGCCGTCGCTGTTCACGTTCCACATTGCCACACCGTGGTTGCGGGAATTGGCGGGAATTTCTGTGGAAACCGTTGAAGCCTCCGTTGCGGGCGCCGGATTATGCGAGCGTGGCGCGCTGCTGGTGACGCATTGGGGGTTGAGCGGGCCGGCGATTCTGCGTTTGTCGGCGTGGGGCGCGCGCGCGTTGCACAAAACGGATTATTGCTTCGCGCTTCACGTCAATTGGTTGCCGCACCTGAACGCGGAGAAACTCGCGGCGGAATTTCAGGCGCGTCGGCGCTTGCAACCGGCGCGCCTCATCGTGAATTCACCCATCGCACCATTGCCCGCGCGGCTTTGGGAACATCTGGTTCTCGCCTCTGGAGTGGCGCGCGGGACGCGATGGTCGGCACTCTCACGTTCAGCGCAACACCAACTCATTGAACAATTGCGCCGCACGGAATTCCCAGTTACCGGAAAAAGCCTGAACAAGGATGAGTTCGTGACCTGCGGCGGCGTCCGGTTGAGCGAGGTGAATTTCAAGACGATGGAGAGCCGCATCTGTCCCGGTCTTTTTTTCGCCGGCGAAGTGCTGGATATTGACGGCCTTACAGGCGGCTTCAACTTTCAGGCGGCCTGGACGACGGGCTGGATTGCCGGACGAGCGATGGCGCGGAGTTGTTGA